Genomic window (Trichomycterus rosablanca isolate fTriRos1 chromosome 27, fTriRos1.hap1, whole genome shotgun sequence):
CAGTCTGTATTTTTCTGGGATTTGTTCCCATCTTTGTTCTAAAATATATGACAAGTAACTTGGTAATGAAGGTTTGCTCTTAAAAAGCACTGTTGTTGCTTTTAAGAAgtcggtctattatgctagcctgggtttgaatctcagctctgctgttgGCGCCCCGGTcagctacacagacatgattggagggggggggggattatttattgaagataaaatataaataagattaaatataaaatgtcatttcttattttagttCATGTCTTGCTATTCACTAATTCATTAATGAAAAGGGACTAACACTTTTCTTGGGGTCTTGGGGACGCGGACTCGATCCAGATCAGCTGGGCCCTTGTTGAATTTTGGAAGTGGTTTGGGGAAAGGATGATTAATTCAATAAATGAGTTTTGGCAGTGGACAGATGTGTCCCAAGAATAAGGTTGAGTGTTTTAGCAATTCAGAAGAACTGTAATATGTTGATATTGTATAAACACAACAAGTATATATTTGTCTTAGAACAATTAATTTATCTTAACCAACCTAACATCAATATATCTTTAAAAAATAGGGTAAAATACCTCTTAAAGTAActcaacatacagtatatgtgccTTGAGTTAAACTTTAGGGTTCACAATAATGATACTGCAGCGCCTCCTGCTGGTCAGCTAGTTGCGCTACAGTTGTTTAACGAACGGTTCACAAAGATTCGATTCCTTAAGGGCCGCGCTGCTGTAGTACTGATGAGCATTTCGACTCTTTCAAGTGAATCACAACGCGCGTAACTCATTGTACCAAAAAGAACCGATTCCCAGATGGCTCCTCGTTTAATAGCGTTTCTATGGAATATGTATGTTAAATATACAATTGTATATATAATTCCCCCTACACTTGCTTTCTACGCTATTTGGTTGTTTTTGATGAattaatatatttgtatatttgagCGATGAGCGTGCGGAAGTGCGTGATGACGTCAGCACACTGTCCGTTCTCCCGGCGCGCGTTGAGTAGAGCTCGCGCGACGCTGCTGCTGCTCTGAGAGAAGAAGAGGGAGGTAAAATGGCGTCGGGGGCCATTTCAGCCGAGATCAAGAAGATTACAGATTTGCGTGTTGTTGACTTGAAAACTGAGCTTAAGAGAAGAAACCTGGATGTTACAGGAGTGAAAAATGTCCTCGTTGCAAGATTAAAGCAGGTAAAGTCGCGTTTATTGGTGATACGTTACGGTTTACGAAAGATAAGCTAACAATGGCTAACGCTGCACAGGCGGCCGTGTCCCAAACCGCATACTACTCTACTAGATAGTGTGTTGGAATAGTGCACTTCTTATGTCTGTAAACTGCTTAGTATGTAAGTGTGCGGTTTAGGACACAACCTTCATTCTCGCCGCTATCTCTTGGTGTTTTTCTTgaagtaaaatattttttaaacaaatttcgTCTGTGTGGATATGATGcacataatttaatattttagtttctgatatgtttaattgtttattctgtaatatataataaaactgcTTGTAATAAATAGCTGGAGGCAAAGACATGCTAGCGTCTTAGCCATTAGCATGGGGAGATGCTAGTTTGTTAGCATGCTGTGGGCTTTATGTCAGTGTTTATTAGCGGACgatgtttatttttaacagtACACGGTGCTTAATTTGATACTTTATAACATTGTTTCgcagcataaaataaatataattgaaatcaatgtttttaattaaataaattaaatgttgttGAACATTGAGTTGATCGGGGAGAATTCGTGCATGATGAGGTAAACACAGGACTGTAAGGTCTCACACAACAAATTAAAGTTTAACAATTTAACCACTAAAGTTTCTAACAGTATCTTACTAACACCTACAAAGAAATGTAATACTTAATTTCCTTTAAATTGCAAGTTTTGTAATTTTGCTTATGTTCTTAAAAAAATccatattttatttactaatcGGTGAGGATCtgttaaaatctaaaaaaaaaaaaaaaagttaaaatctaCTATTTTTCTTTTCTAGTGAATTAACAAATAAGTTATGCATTACATTCAGGAATGCCCCAATGCCATTTCTTTGCAGTTTACTATGAATTTTGATCAAATGCTGGAATAAAAGtcatttaaacaaatattgtCCCTGGGTAATCTGCCAAGACTGCAAAAACACCAACATTAAATTCTCTTAGGGTTGAATATTATGTAGGATTAAACGGTCTTGCTGGGCGTTTTTATATCATATAAtcatttaacttttatttatttttgtccttACACTGTTAAATGcactgtaataaatcaatgagcATTATTAATAGATGTTTTGAGAACATGGGTTCGAACCTCGACCCCTGTCACTGTCTCTAAAGAGTTTgaaatgttctctctgtgtctgtgtgagtttggtCTGGGTACCCAGGTTTTCACCCACCTTGTAAAACATGCTAAAGATGGATTGACTGATCTAATTAGAAAACCCTGCCTCCCAGAATCTGTGTTTCTAACTAAGTTTATTAAGTATTATAAAGACAGGAAGCttacattttcattaattataaagttactaataattaattaaacgtTTATAGGTTTGTCCTAGGTTTGTTCTGTTTAAGTTGCCTGTATATGAGACTTTACTGTTCCCATTAGGCTGACTTTTGAATGGTTATTAAGGGCTATGTTCgcaaaaagtaaatataaatgtgtattaTGTCATTTAATGTAATTAGGCAATAGAAGATGAAGGAGGTGATCCAGAAAGCATTGAGATTTCTGTTTCAGGTGACACACCTACCCGAAAGAATGTGAAAGCCAAaggtaaatttaaatgtattcatttgtttaattaaaaatcattCAAATTGTGgtgaataatttttttaattcccACTTTGTCGTGTCTTGTGTAGGAAAGAAAACTGACTCGGACTTGGACAGCGCAGTGGAAGAGGATACAATTTGCAGGGTAAGGGTGTATAGGAAAATTTGCTTTAAAAAGTAGGATCAGTTGTGAATTTGGGCAGTGTGGTGGTGTATGTACGGTTTGTTCTGATATAcaaggttttttagggttataTATGCTGTTAgactgttttttaaacatttgttgaGCGAAAGAGTGGTTGCCATGATTTTCTGGCAGACCTGATTATACATTGTCGTCATTTGTGTTGAATCAGAGCAACTCAAGTTggaaagtgggaaaaattaatgttaataaatccacttgtccaaagcaacttgcCAAGTCTAACGTCACTGTCATGGGACTGGTAGTCTAGTGTGGGTTTCCAACTGGAAcactgtgggtttgaatcctagctctgccaCTCTTAGGcccttgaccaaggcccttTATACTCTTGGTTTGCTGACCttgcgctttgaccccagctcCGAAGTAGCTGGAATTTTTGGAATAGGCATTTAATTgtattgtacatgtgtatatatgacaagtgAAGATGTTTCACATTGACTTTCTCTCAACTGCTCTTTCGTTTTTAGGAGCCTGAGGAGGACGAGTCAGAGAAAGGTATGTTTGGTGTCATGTTAGGGtgacttagactttttttttttaggttttacaGGTTCTTCTCTGAAGCTGGAACTCTCCTTTGTCATTGTACGCCTTGCTTCAAATCTTCTCACAACCCCGATTTTCCTTCATTGATGCACACTAAGGACAGATCACAAAATGTATCCAGCACTTTCTCTTCACCTCCAGCAAAACTGCTGCATCAAATGTCAGATCTGCTGCCACAACTTCACTTTAATGTCAACAAGCCTTCCAAACGGGACTTTTCATTCTTCTGCTACCTTCAGATCTTCATACACGAGGATCAAGATTCTTTTTGCAGACGCAGAAGGACTCATCATAACGTTTTCTACGTATCAGGACTCACTGGATCGACAggctgtttgtttgttctctGCTGTGGACAGTACATGGTAAATTTAAAAAGGAGCTGCACTACAGGCTACGGATAAAGAAAGATGGAAGAAGATGGTATTTAGTCTGCAATCTTGTTTCTGCTGCAATGTGTCAGGACTACAGTGGAAGGACTTTTTGGTCAAGGCAATGTGGTCAAGACTGGCACAAAAGTACTTGTGTCTTTTTTATCGAGGACAGTCATGGCAGCGACATGAACTGGCTTTCTTCTGTATTCTATATTTTTACCTGGCAGTGCAAGGAGTGATGGACACTCGAGGGAAGTGTGTGCTGTTTCACTGGTCTGAATAGCCACACTCCTTTTTCAAAAATGGAAAAGCGTGCAAGACAATTTTTGGAAAGAAGAATCCTCAGACGAACGGACCAGCATCAGAACGAAGGCCTCCGGTTTTCTAATTCGAAGgactgtgtgttttgtgttataCGTGTGGTTTCCTCACCCCGATGAGCACTAACCCTAAACTTGCTCTCTATTCTACTTTCTAGGTGACCTAGCACAGATGTGAATGTTAAACCATGTGTTTTTGCCATGTTTTATCCTTGTTAAATCCCTCAGATGTAACTGATCATGATGATTCTACTCGCGAAAATTCTAAATCCTTCGCCGGCGGGGACGGCCTCGTCGAGGCACAGCCGGACCCGGATGAACTTGAGACAGAAGCAGAGGCCGAGCCTGAAAATGAGGCTGAGCCGGTGCTAGAGGCCGAACCCGAAGTCCCGACGACGGAAGAGCTCGAAGCCTTGGAAAGCGAAGCCGCTCCCAGACCTGCCAAAGAGGTCGAAGAGGACGATAACATTTCCGTCACCATCCAGGCCGAAGATGCCATCACGCTGGATGTGGATGGTGACGACCTCCTGGAAACAGGTAAACATGTGAAACTTCCAGACAAGGGCTGCGAGGAGCCGGGAACCTCTGCCGAGACGAGGCAAGAGGAAGACCCAATGGCCGAGGCACAGGATGGCCATAAAGATGCGAAGAGGGATGATGGGCTGAAGACTGATGCCATCAAGAAAGAGAGCAGAGATGCCTTGAAGAAAGCTGAAACAGGAGACAAAGAAAAGGAATCTGTGAAGAAAGGCCCCTCTTCTGCTGGGGTGGCAGGTCAAGCAAAGAGGTTTGTCTTTCTATGTCAGTTCTTTAAGATACTTCTACCAAGTTCCAGATCACTAAGAGCTCAGCATTGTGCATAGCTGCAAGATGTTTTTTCCATTACAAGTTGCTCATTGTTCCTAATCCCTGCCATTGGGTTCCTTTGATTTGTTTGGCCAGTTTTTGGGTAATGGGTGGCATTAAATGAAGAGATGAGGACTCGGCTGTTACTCGCATAACCAGCGCTTTTATTGCCCTTCCCAGTCCATGATTATGGGTTAAAAATGAGCGATAGTCCCAGTGATGACAGAGGGGTTTGTCAGTCCGATGAAGTGATTTGCAGTGAAGTTGAACACTCCTGAAGATTTCATTGATCAAGAGAATAAATTGGCAGAAAAGCTGACCCTCCCTGCTCCTGTGGAGATGCAATGACAGAAGCCTTATTGAAGTCTTACCCAAGTGTGAGCCATGCCTATGGAAattctttttcctttttgttttgtaaatcaTCAACAGTGCTTGTGTGTATGCATATGTGCCTCACTGTCCAAGGCTAACTTAAGTTCTTGTATGCTTTGCTCATTTCTCTCTTGTTGCTCTCACCACATTTTTATTGTAGCTCCTCAAAAGACAGAGATGGGAAGGCCACAAAGGATGAGAAAGGTAAGGCTGCCACTAAGATCTTTTCCCCGTAATTGTAAAGAATGTGGCACACATGATTAACACACTGATATGTTGTAAGGGGGAAATATCCCCCATTATCGGATACCTTCAAAGAATCTCTTTCTGTTAAACAAATAATTTCAGACACAAAGCTCTGAGTATAAATGTTAAGTATGTTTAAAGCAAAACACAACTATGGTTTCATTTCTTGATGAGGTTATTAGCTTGGCTGTATTAGTTTACattactttaaaatgtttttcataTTCAGGAGGTACCAGCAGTAGCACCGCTAGCTCGACACGTAACTTGTGGGTGAGCGGCTTGTCTTCAAACACTAAAGCTGCTGATCTGAAGAACCTTTTTGGCAAATATGGGAAGGTTAGAACTTTTTGAGACTGTTATGCATACACTAACACAAAGAATAGGCacctttattttaattaaatattgtttCACTGATCATTTGTTACCCTGTGGATGTTTTCATAAAGGTATTTAGTGCCAAAGTGGTCACCAACGCACGCAGCCCAGGATCTAAGTGCTATGGCTTGGTGACCATGTCTTCCAGTGCAgaggtggcaagatgcatatcCCACCTGGACCACACCGAGCTCCATGGGCAGCAAATATCTGTGGACAGGGTAAAGACTTGACATCTTATTCATTGTTCCTTATTGTACACTTATTCTGATACTGTTTGTATAGTATAGAAATTCCTTTCTATCGGGTTGATCCTTTAGGTTAGAAGTGACCCCTTTAGGAAGGATTTCTCTAAGAAAGAAGCAGATGATAAAACAGGACCCACTAAAGCAGGGGAAAAGCGCACACTTACTGGTCCGAAGACGGCAAGCAAGTGAGGACCTGTTTCTCTGGCTGAGCCAATGTTTAGCTGCTATCGGGTTGGCGGTTTATTTAAATCTTTTTGAAACGTTTCTGTAGGATTCAAGCCTtgtccaaaaaggaggacaagAAGCCATCTGAGAAGGAAAGCAAAGAAACTACTGTGAAAGTGCATCCTAAAAGCACCAAGTCTGATGCCAAGGTTTCCGGTTCTGCATCTGATCTTATGAAGGATGAGAAGAAGCATGCACGTATGTTTACAGATGGGTTTTCTTTCTTGTTATTTTCCCTGGCTCTTTTTTGAGCAGTGTGCCCGCTGGCTGCTAATTTAAtgctttataatttataatttttttttatttattcgtgTTTGGTAAAATAAAGGAgaagtaatttatttaaaaataaacagtgactTGGTGAACACTGTGTGATGTcagtttaagattttttttaagaagtctgtactgtgcttttttttttggttcagGAAAGAGTCCAGGAAAGATGTTTGTTAGCAAGCAAATTAAAGGGCCGCCGGGCTTCAAACCACGACTCCCATTGAGAAGGCCTGGAAGGTTTGACAAGGTACTTAttcttaaaattaattattgcaTTTATATTTCATGTAACTTGTTTTATTGGTATTGAATTAATGGGCACGTGTCTCGTTCTGTAGCCTGCTGTTCCCCCTTTGATGAACCGACGGCCGCGGTGGCTTATTCCTCCTGAGCAGGTTTGTGAACGTTTAATAACAACTCTGTGAGAGAACTTGATTGCTGTTTGTGAATCTGTTGCATTTGATTTTGGATTTTACAAATACTGAGTGAGAAAGATGATAATACAATCTAAACACTAGCCAAACCAGTAAGTAAGTACCATTATGTACTGGCTTTTCAGCCTAATGAAAGTTGTACAACTGTTATACATTTGACTGTAATAAAAGGCTTTTTTAAGTTAACAGAAAAGGCCATTTTAATTGCTACTAGCATTTATTTAGCAGaacaattaattaaatgtcattaATGGCCATCCTATTTGGTATTTAGAAGTGCAACGTGTAATGATGATGGTTGTTTTCACAGATCGAAGCATTAAGGCGAAGAAGGCCTTTACTCAATAAGCCTGGCAACAAAAACATCCTTCCCTTTGAAAAAATGAAGGAACAAAGGACGCACGATCGCATGGTTAGAATGGAGCGAGTCCGCAGGGCCTTGGAACTGCGTAGGTAAGTCACCCACTTAAACTCTTTCCTTGGCTGTGTGAAATTCCTGACCGTGTGCTTGTGCTGTTAACACGACCCTCAGCTGCTGATCGCATAGCATCAATGGTTTCGATTTTAGGCGGCGCGATGTCGCCGAGCGAGAGCGGCGAGAACGCGAGCGGCTGCGAATCATGAGAGAACGCGAGGAAAGGGAGAACCTGATGCGTGAGCGCCAGAAGCTGGAAATGGAGAGGCAGAAGCTGGAGCGTGAACGCATGGAGCGAGAGAGgctggagagagagaggatcCGCATAGAGCAGGTAAGTCGGTTGGTACTACTATGCATTGTGCATCGCATGTGACCCGAGTTGCAACCTAGTTTGAAACATGTGTTTTCAAGTGTAGCTTAAGTCAAGCTTCACCGTTAGGAGGCCTAGATTTAGTGATAATGCTCAGAATGTAAGGCTTGAATTGAAACTTGTAGCAAACGCTCTTTAAATCTATCCAGCTTTTATGTTATTAGAGATAACAACTGGCCACATGAGAGTGCTCTAGTCTCTCAATTCTGCTCCCTGATTTTGTGGTTCTGCGATTGGCAGGAGCGTCGGAAAGAGGCAGAGCGAATGGCCCGTGAGCGGGAAGAGCTGAGGAGGCAACAGGAACAGCTGCGTTACGAGCAGGAGAAACGCAGCAGTCTAAAGAGAGGCCGTGATGTGGACCACAGGTATACAACTTTATTTTTCTGCTAAAGGCATTCTGGCTTTTAGTGACATTAGTGTCACGGCTGACCAGTTTTTTAGAAATCTGCCGTAGTTGTGGGGTTATAAACAAAATTGCAGCATTGGAGTATTAAACGACTTAAAGAAAGTACAAATCAAACCGAACAGAAAATAGCACAAACATCCAGGCTCTTTAAGAGACAGCTGTTTCTATTCAACCACTTTATCTTGATCAGGGTTAGATTCAAGGCAGGAACGCCCTAGACAGGGTTTCATTCTTTGCAGGGTTTCAGAATGTGGTCTTATGATTTGAGAGCAGTTATTTAGACTTCTGTGCTACCTGCAGGAGGGATGAGCCTTACTGGAACAACAACAAGAAAATGGCACCGGAGTCGGGAGGCCGGCTGAACCAAGCCTCAGACTACAATAACCGGCAACAGGGACGCTTCAGCGACTTCAATTCTAGAGACAGAGCACGCTACCCGGATAATGCACCTGTTCAGCAGAACAACTTCGACAGGTGAATGACTTCATAATAACAAACAACGTTTATAAAGCACCTATTGTATTTTCTAAAATAATGGGTGCAAAATGAAATACAGAAATTCAGCTTTTAATAGCTGGACAGGAAAACATTTACAACCTTATcagacaaagttgggacagtatggaaaatgcaaataaaataagaatgcagtgttccttacattaactttgacttttatttgattgcagacaggttgAACtcaatttcatgttttgtctgctcaacttcatttcatttgttaatatacctccattcctgcatttcaggcctgcgacacattccaaaaaagttggggacgggggcaatttatggctagtaatgaggtgaaaacattaaataatgatgtgattccaaacaggtgatgtcaacatgtgattgtaatcatggtttggcataaaagcagcttccaggaaaggctttactgtcccaactttttttggaatgtgttgcacgcctgaaatgcaggaatggatgtttatgaaaaattgaaatgaagttgagcagacaaatcaTGAAATATCTCCGGTTCATcgtgtctgcaatgaaataaaagtcaaagtaaatgtaagaaactctgggtttttttttttattacttacattttccatgctgtatCTTCACAGATCTTTACAACCAATAATTTTTGGGTTGGACACATGCTATAATAATTGAATGTGAGATGCAGGCAGCTTTATTACACGATGGTTTGAAAGCTGACGTTGATTATTGTTCTCAGGCGGAATCGATACGTAAACGAGCCAGAGGCCAAGAAGAGCCGACCCGACCTTCGGCGAGAAGGCTCTGGGTTCGAGCGCTACCCCAAAAACTTTGACAACGTGCGCCGAGCTGAACCTCCGCACCCCGCAGGCCGCTCTAACGTTCGGGACACGGATCGGAGGGAGATCAGAGACCGAGACGAGCGGCGACCTGTATCGATGCCTGAAAGGCCAACCGGGAATAGAGCTCCTCCGCCACCCATCAGCCACTCACGCACAGCGCACAGAGACTCTGGTCACGGCAGCTGGAAAAATGATGGCATGAGCAGCAAATCTGCTGATGTCCGGTATGAACAAACATAAAAATTGTTTGTACgtttaaaaactaaattaaaggAGAGGTTCTCATATACATCAATCTTAATATACCGTTCTGCCTCGAGAATGGAATCACCCTTTACTTCAGCACATAATTCAGCACTTTGTAGAAATTATTTGGGTTAAAGGTGTGTCAAAGTTTAAACCTGTTGCTACTAAAAATGTTCAGCTCTTGACTGCCGTTTAAATAAGATAATTAAATACCAAATTACAGAAGCATGTTTGTTTAAAAGCACTAATTGTCATCAAGGCGTGCAGTCTTAAGGCCTAAATCTTTACTTAACAAGTGTAATTACACTAAATTACCTGTAAATGAATGCAGAACTGTCAAACCGCAGGTGTGAAACTGGCTAGGGCAGAAATAATCCCCAATATTCAACCAAGCTGAAATGCTGTGTCAACTGAGAAGTATGAAGGTCTCTTGATCCCAGTCTTACTCTTTCCTATTTTCCTGTTTTTATGTTGCTAAGGCTTTACTAGTTAGCCTAATGTAGTCAAATCATTTAATTTCAATAATAGTTCTTGATAAGTCGCTTTATTGTTGAACATCTCACTCAAAGTTTTCTGTTGCAGGGGAGCGGTGCGGATGCGTCCAGAGCATTCGAGCAGGGATGGTCCTGGACCCGCCATGAGGGGTGCATCTTCAGTCAGTCGCGGCAGAGGTGGCTTTAGCAGCCGAGACGGAGGCAGACCTGTAAATATGGGAGAGCAGGTAAGATCTCCCATAACTTAACTCTGTTGATAAATGCCTTAAGCACCGTGTTCAGCTGTAATGAGACTGTGGTTAATTTCATAATTCTTTACAGTGTGATTAGTCAATTTTCACTCTGTAAAagacttaattattaaaataaaagtccATTAATTATTCGCATCCCTATTAGCCATTTCATTTTATCTCTCAAGCCCGCCTGAAACTCCTCTGGATCAAACTGGTCTAAAAAAGTTTTTCGGTTTGTGTGTGAGCAGCACTACAGCAGTGGAAGGCAGGTGGTGGTGGAAAGGCACAGCCGAGATCAAGGACCCAGAAAGGAATggcacagcagcagcagcagctctcaGAGTGGTGGTTACAACGATAGCAGACGCATGGGAGAAAGCAGACCTGGCATGATGTCTTCACACTCCAGGTATGTACAGATTTTACATTAATGCTATTTAGCCTTAAGGCATCAAGTCAGCGTTTATAAATGAGATACAGAAGGCGGAAATTATTACAACCTTAAGTGAGATTGACAGTGAAGTATCATGTACAGAGGGGATGTTACAAGACTAACATTTTGACATTGTCATATCTGTTCTGCATTTTTACCCTAGGCTCAGACATTTTCATCTTAGCTAATCAGTTAGGGCCTGGCATGCAAGACTGGTACTTTGCATAAATTAAACCGTGTTTGTGTTTAGTTTTCTGTACAATAGATAATTCCCATCGTCATCTCATTCCTGACTTAAAACGGATTCAGTAAGATTTTGGATCTTTAGTAACACTAAGTTCTCTGGCATTTTAACTGTTATTACTGTGTGTATCTTGGCATACAGTATTTGAACTAGGGAATAAATAACAGCTTTTGGACTGTTAGGTGTCTATGCAGACATGGCTGACTATGCCTGAGGGGGATTGTAGTCATTTAAAGGTGCACTTGTCTGTGTGCTTTAAGTGCCGAGCctgaataaaaataagtaaggttgcatcaggaaggttATGTAGTGTAAAACTGCCCAATCACGTATCCGCTGTGGCAACtctttataaaataatgtataggatttaaataaatgttagttCATATCTTGAATACGCACTTACATGCTCTTTTTTGTGTGACTGCAGCCATTCCTCCAGTGGGATGTATAACAGAATCGTCCAGATCACCAATGTCCCGatgagcagcagcagcagcagcagtggaGGATTTAAACCATTTAAAGGAAGGTTCTAGCATCCTCTTCCTTTGCAGCCTTTAACTACCTTTTGTAACTTAAtttcctttgtttttttttagtttggaATATTTTGATGTTTTTAAATAGTCTGATTACTGTAAAAAAGCTTCTCTTTTTGTTGTTTAGCGCCTTGTTAAAAGTAGGAACGTTTTGGTCAGCTGTAAACTAAGGCCCGTGCACAGAAGTATTACTCCAGCACATAGCACATACCTGCAGGTTTTTCAGGAAGAATTATTTCTCCTGCTGTTACACTGCCCACATTAATGTCTGTGTTGATGAATCTTTTAACTTTCAGATATGTAAGAGCAGGTTAATGTGCAGTGCAGGAGGACTAAGAATCTGTTCTGTAGTAAC
Coding sequences:
- the sltm gene encoding SAFB-like transcription modulator, encoding MASGAISAEIKKITDLRVVDLKTELKRRNLDVTGVKNVLVARLKQAIEDEGGDPESIEISVSGDTPTRKNVKAKGKKTDSDLDSAVEEDTICREPEEDESEKDVTDHDDSTRENSKSFAGGDGLVEAQPDPDELETEAEAEPENEAEPVLEAEPEVPTTEELEALESEAAPRPAKEVEEDDNISVTIQAEDAITLDVDGDDLLETGKHVKLPDKGCEEPGTSAETRQEEDPMAEAQDGHKDAKRDDGLKTDAIKKESRDALKKAETGDKEKESVKKGPSSAGVAGQAKSSSKDRDGKATKDEKGGTSSSTASSTRNLWVSGLSSNTKAADLKNLFGKYGKVFSAKVVTNARSPGSKCYGLVTMSSSAEVARCISHLDHTELHGQQISVDRVRSDPFRKDFSKKEADDKTGPTKAGEKRTLTGPKTASKIQALSKKEDKKPSEKESKETTVKVHPKSTKSDAKVSGSASDLMKDEKKHARKSPGKMFVSKQIKGPPGFKPRLPLRRPGRFDKPAVPPLMNRRPRWLIPPEQIEALRRRRPLLNKPGNKNILPFEKMKEQRTHDRMVRMERVRRALELRRRRDVAERERRERERLRIMREREERENLMRERQKLEMERQKLERERMERERLERERIRIEQERRKEAERMAREREELRRQQEQLRYEQEKRSSLKRGRDVDHRRDEPYWNNNKKMAPESGGRLNQASDYNNRQQGRFSDFNSRDRARYPDNAPVQQNNFDRRNRYVNEPEAKKSRPDLRREGSGFERYPKNFDNVRRAEPPHPAGRSNVRDTDRREIRDRDERRPVSMPERPTGNRAPPPPISHSRTAHRDSGHGSWKNDGMSSKSADVRGAVRMRPEHSSRDGPGPAMRGASSVSRGRGGFSSRDGGRPVNMGEQHYSSGRQVVVERHSRDQGPRKEWHSSSSSSQSGGYNDSRRMGESRPGMMSSHSSHSSSGMYNRIVQITNVPMSSSSSSSGGFKPFKGRF